The Cyanobium sp. ATX 6F1 genome includes a region encoding these proteins:
- a CDS encoding antitoxin, whose translation MDTARLFQSGRSQAVRLPKDYRFSGNEVVVKHFGNGVLLLPIDDPWQTLEAGLAAFEPGFVITREQPEEQIREAISP comes from the coding sequence ATGGACACCGCACGTCTGTTCCAATCGGGCCGCAGCCAGGCGGTACGGCTCCCGAAGGACTACCGCTTCAGCGGCAACGAGGTGGTGGTGAAGCATTTCGGCAACGGCGTGCTGCTGCTGCCCATCGATGACCCCTGGCAAACCCTGGAGGCGGGGCTGGCAGCCTTTGAGCCGGGGTTTGTGATCACGCGCGAGCAACCCGAAGAGCAGATCCGAGAAGCGATCAGCCCATGA
- a CDS encoding type II toxin-antitoxin system death-on-curing family toxin — translation MRWLHLAEVLELHRRLIHQSGGMTGLRDLGLLEASLAQPRQSFAGVDLYPGLIAKAAALGFSLIQNHPFVDGNKRVGHAAMETTLVLNGFELSASVDAAEAVVLAVASGQLNRETFTRWVMANQRSLNPL, via the coding sequence ATGCGTTGGCTGCACTTGGCAGAGGTGCTGGAACTGCACCGTCGCCTGATTCACCAGAGTGGTGGCATGACCGGCCTACGCGATCTGGGCTTGCTGGAGGCCTCTCTGGCCCAGCCTCGCCAAAGCTTTGCCGGTGTTGATCTCTACCCAGGGTTGATCGCGAAAGCAGCAGCTCTGGGCTTTTCGCTGATCCAGAACCACCCCTTCGTGGACGGGAACAAGCGCGTCGGCCATGCCGCCATGGAGACCACCTTGGTGCTCAATGGATTTGAGCTTTCCGCCAGCGTGGATGCTGCCGAGGCGGTTGTGCTGGCCGTCGCCAGTGGTCAACTGAATCGTGAAACCTTCACCCGCTGGGTGATGGCCAACCAACGATCCCTCAACCCCCTGTAA
- a CDS encoding type II toxin-antitoxin system tRNA(fMet)-specific endonuclease VapC — protein sequence MILLDTNICIYIINAKPAAVLERFKNYRLGEIGLCSVVAAELAFGVAKSSSARNRQALEMFLAPLTILPFDERAAWAYGDLRAELERRGTPIGSLDTMIAAHALSLQATLITNNTREFAQVPGLHVDNWAPTA from the coding sequence ATGATCTTGCTCGATACCAACATCTGTATTTACATCATCAATGCCAAACCAGCCGCTGTGCTGGAGCGGTTCAAGAACTACCGACTTGGAGAGATTGGCCTCTGCAGTGTGGTAGCTGCCGAGCTGGCCTTTGGTGTTGCCAAGAGTAGTTCGGCACGCAACCGTCAGGCTCTGGAGATGTTTCTGGCCCCACTAACGATACTGCCCTTTGACGAGCGCGCCGCCTGGGCCTACGGCGACCTGCGTGCGGAGCTGGAACGCCGGGGTACACCGATTGGTTCACTCGACACGATGATCGCGGCCCATGCCCTGAGCCTGCAGGCCACGCTGATCACCAACAACACCCGTGAGTTTGCCCAAGTGCCCGGTCTGCATGTTGATAACTGGGCACCAACGGCGTAA